The following coding sequences are from one Cystobacter fuscus DSM 2262 window:
- a CDS encoding ATP-binding protein, with translation MSEQNSRPPASLARSTLIHMGVRIGVIIFLTTLVSYVHMFHTLREDARHQLERHVVERSQREQAIFVLAEDNHALLKRALTERIRAWSQQDPNPRFDSLFTQQPDGSLRSHAEGFDATKMVGVFIPPGVKLDTELRRRILAAHDVLMQYGPAFSTRFNSTYVTLVEGPLLTYWPSVPNWAHDMPADDPTLEYEYYTISTPEKNPSRGTVWSGIFQYPVTQQWMVTVTTPLDMEGRHVASLAHDVLLDELMDRSIEDHLDSAYNLLVRDDGQLIAHPSLDLEGANVGYNILGNTPRPGEAPPKLGSEQQRTHLRQLFEKVRGRSPGESLLELPEHDEYLAVARLEGPEWNFVTVLPSHVVSAAALRSARYVLLFGLMSLLLELVIMYWVLQRQIARPLLALTQAADHVASGDFHVELNASRRDELGQLANAFRTMSDKVQQREEQLRRANDGLEQRVEERTRELKTVHGQLVQTARQAGMAEIATNVLHNVGNVLNSVYTSSQLALDSVRELRLEHVGKMAALLEKHQEELNTFIRLDERGRNVLPFLHKLGGNLLDERQKIIGLLEDVCRYTEHIGDIVKVQQNHARTPRLHEPVSLATLVDDAMRINTAALSRHQVKEVRQLTYLPPVMTDKHKVLMILVNLISNAKYAMDDIPAEQRLLTVKLDVPVTDRVTIEVRDNGMGIAQEMMTRIFQYGFTTREEGHGFGLHSCAVAAQELGGTLKAHSDGPGRGATFTLELPYQPIEETPNP, from the coding sequence TGGTGGAGCGCAGTCAACGAGAGCAGGCCATCTTCGTCCTGGCGGAAGACAACCATGCCCTCCTCAAGAGGGCGCTGACGGAGCGCATCCGGGCCTGGAGCCAGCAAGACCCCAACCCCCGCTTCGACAGCCTGTTCACCCAGCAGCCGGACGGCTCGCTCCGCTCCCACGCGGAGGGCTTCGACGCGACGAAGATGGTGGGTGTCTTCATCCCCCCAGGCGTGAAGCTCGACACGGAGCTGCGCCGCCGCATCCTGGCCGCCCACGACGTCCTCATGCAGTACGGGCCCGCCTTCTCGACACGTTTCAACAGCACCTACGTCACCCTGGTGGAGGGGCCGCTCCTCACCTACTGGCCCTCGGTTCCCAACTGGGCCCACGACATGCCGGCGGACGATCCGACGCTCGAGTACGAGTACTACACCATCAGCACGCCCGAGAAGAACCCGAGCCGCGGCACGGTCTGGAGCGGCATCTTCCAGTACCCCGTCACCCAACAGTGGATGGTCACGGTCACCACCCCGCTGGACATGGAGGGCCGCCATGTCGCCTCGCTCGCCCATGACGTCCTGCTGGATGAGTTGATGGATCGCTCCATCGAGGATCACCTGGACAGCGCCTACAACCTGCTCGTACGCGATGACGGCCAGCTCATCGCCCATCCCTCGCTGGACCTCGAGGGGGCCAACGTCGGCTACAACATCCTGGGCAACACGCCGAGGCCGGGGGAGGCGCCCCCGAAGCTGGGCTCCGAGCAGCAGCGGACCCATCTGCGGCAGCTCTTCGAGAAGGTGCGCGGCCGCTCACCCGGCGAAAGCCTCCTGGAGCTCCCGGAGCATGACGAGTACCTGGCCGTGGCCCGGCTCGAGGGGCCGGAGTGGAACTTCGTCACGGTGCTCCCCTCGCACGTGGTGTCCGCGGCGGCCTTGCGCTCGGCGCGCTATGTCCTGCTGTTCGGTCTGATGTCGCTGCTGCTGGAGTTGGTCATCATGTACTGGGTGCTCCAGCGGCAGATTGCCCGGCCCCTGCTGGCGCTCACCCAGGCGGCCGATCACGTGGCGTCCGGTGACTTCCACGTGGAGCTGAACGCCTCACGGCGTGACGAGCTGGGGCAGTTGGCGAATGCCTTCCGGACCATGTCCGACAAGGTGCAGCAGCGGGAGGAGCAGCTGCGACGGGCCAACGATGGGCTGGAGCAGCGGGTGGAGGAGCGGACCCGGGAGCTGAAGACGGTCCACGGGCAACTGGTGCAGACGGCCCGGCAGGCGGGCATGGCGGAGATCGCCACCAACGTGCTGCACAACGTGGGCAATGTCCTCAACAGCGTCTACACCTCCTCGCAGCTCGCGCTGGACAGCGTGCGCGAGCTGCGGCTGGAGCACGTGGGCAAGATGGCCGCCCTGCTCGAGAAGCACCAGGAGGAGCTCAACACCTTCATCCGGCTGGATGAGCGCGGACGCAACGTGCTGCCCTTCCTGCACAAGCTGGGCGGCAACCTGCTGGACGAGCGTCAGAAGATCATCGGTCTGCTCGAGGATGTGTGCCGGTACACGGAGCACATCGGAGACATCGTCAAGGTGCAGCAGAACCACGCCCGGACGCCCCGGCTCCACGAGCCCGTCTCCCTCGCGACCCTGGTGGACGACGCGATGCGCATCAACACGGCCGCGCTCAGCCGGCACCAGGTGAAGGAAGTGCGGCAGCTGACCTATCTGCCACCGGTGATGACAGACAAGCACAAGGTGCTGATGATCCTGGTCAACCTCATCAGCAACGCGAAGTACGCCATGGACGATATCCCCGCGGAGCAGCGCCTGCTGACCGTGAAGCTGGACGTCCCCGTCACCGACCGCGTGACCATCGAGGTTCGCGACAATGGCATGGGCATCGCCCAGGAAATGATGACGCGCATCTTCCAATACGGCTTCACCACCCGCGAGGAGGGGCACGGTTTCGGCTTGCACTCCTGCGCGGTGGCGGCGCAGGAGCTGGGCGGCACCCTGAAGGCCCACAGCGACGGGCCCGGGCGTGGCGCCACGTTCACGCTGGAGCTTCCCTACCAACCCATCGAGGAGACACCCAACCCATGA
- a CDS encoding response regulator, which produces MTDPQKRILVIDDSSAIHKDVVRILCPEHKSDSGELDLLEDALFGMPSSSKRTAAAEFEVDSAFQGQEGLAKVKEAQSSGHPYELVFLDYRMPPGWNGVETLRHLRQVAPSLRVVLCSAYCDYTWEDIRREFGESDLLLELRKPFNSQKLRQLALELTGAQHA; this is translated from the coding sequence ATGACGGACCCCCAGAAACGTATCCTGGTCATCGACGACTCATCCGCCATCCACAAGGATGTCGTACGCATCCTGTGCCCGGAGCACAAGTCGGACAGCGGTGAGCTGGATCTGCTGGAAGACGCCCTCTTCGGCATGCCTTCCTCCAGCAAACGCACCGCCGCGGCGGAGTTCGAGGTGGACTCGGCCTTCCAAGGACAGGAAGGACTGGCCAAGGTGAAGGAGGCCCAGAGTTCTGGCCACCCCTATGAGCTGGTCTTCCTGGACTACCGCATGCCGCCGGGTTGGAACGGTGTGGAGACGCTGCGGCACCTGCGCCAGGTGGCGCCCTCGCTGCGGGTGGTGCTCTGCTCGGCCTACTGCGACTACACCTGGGAGGACATCCGCCGCGAGTTCGGCGAGTCGGATCTGCTGCTGGAGCTGAGGAAGCCCTTCAACAGCCAGAAATTGCGCCAGCTGGCGCTCGAACTCACCGGCGCGCAGCACGCGTAG
- a CDS encoding ferritin-like domain-containing protein — MAAMDLNRMLERLNDLIALDIDAVGAYQAAINRIDVESLRMNLREFQQDHERHIRDLSQVVKTLGGTPRQKPDAKGFILKGFTAVTSMMGTEAALQAMRGNENLTNRTYRNALNEEWSPEARAIIERNYADEQRHLAFIEDMLRTRPWEQTPVQP; from the coding sequence ATGGCGGCGATGGACCTGAACAGGATGCTCGAGCGGCTCAATGACCTCATCGCGCTGGATATCGACGCGGTGGGGGCCTACCAGGCGGCAATCAACCGCATCGACGTGGAGTCCCTGCGGATGAACCTGCGAGAGTTCCAGCAGGACCATGAGCGGCACATCCGGGACCTGTCGCAGGTGGTGAAGACGCTGGGCGGCACGCCGAGGCAGAAGCCGGACGCGAAGGGCTTCATCCTCAAGGGCTTCACGGCGGTGACGTCGATGATGGGTACCGAGGCGGCGCTGCAGGCGATGCGGGGCAACGAGAACCTCACCAACCGCACCTACCGCAACGCACTGAACGAGGAGTGGAGCCCCGAGGCCCGCGCCATCATCGAGCGCAACTACGCGGACGAGCAGCGGCACCTGGCCTTCATCGAGGACATGCTGCGCACCCGCCCCTGGGAGCAGACTCCGGTGCAGCCGTAG